The Caloenas nicobarica isolate bCalNic1 chromosome Z, bCalNic1.hap1, whole genome shotgun sequence genome has a segment encoding these proteins:
- the LOC136002596 gene encoding actin-like protein 7A gives MAAAAISHLKPETDSHVSATKGSVKARKETKAVVLDIGTGYLKCGFAGEPWPSCFVSSMVAKPIWETGRNQEETFVGRGLRNSSVPFTFTNPIKHGIVEDWDCVQDTLECIFQAELKIQPEDHAVLVSVPPLCSIIDKGKYAEMLFEGLYMPAIHIAYQSNLSMYSYGKTSALVVESGHGVSHVVPIYEGYILRSITRTVDYAGLDITRYLMQLLNESGNTFTEKQLNIVQDLKEKCCYTSLDLTRDLNSPQRMDYELPDGHLITVGKERCLCAEALFKPVLFGSQQPGLLQLTLNCLKKCDEDLNKKMVGNILLCGGSTMMEGFANRFQMELARMCPNDNIITAVSPQRMSSVWIGGSILASLHSFQGLWVHRSEYEECGPSCIFKKCF, from the coding sequence ATGGCAGCAGCCGCCATAAGTCATTTGAAACCTGAAACGGACAGCCATGTATCTGCAACAAAGGGTAGTGTCAAGGCCAGGAAGGAAACTAAAGCAGTAGTTTTAGACATTGGCACTGGTTATTTAAAGTGTGGCTTTGCAGGGGAACCATGGCCTTCCTGCTTTGTTTCATCTATGGTTGCTAAGCCCATATGGGAGACTGGGAGAAATCAAGAAGAAACCTTTGTTGGAAGAGGGCTTCGGAACAGCAGTGTACCCTTCACATTCACCAACCCAATAAAACATGGCATAGTGGAGGACTGGGACTGTGTCCAAGATACTTTGGAGTGTATTTTCCAGGCAGAGTTGAAGATACAGCCAGAGGACCATGCTGTTCTGGTGTCAGTGCCTCCCCTGTGTTCCATCATTGACAAGGGAAAATATGCTGAGATGCTGTTTGAAGGACTTTACATGCCTGCCATCCACATTGCCTACCAGTCCAATTTATCCATGTACTCTTACGGAAAAACCTCAGCTCTCGTGGTGGAAAGCGGCCACGGAGTTTCACATGTGGTTCCCATCTATGAAGGTTATATTTTACGTAGCATCACTAGGACGGTAGATTATGCTGGCTTGGACATCACACGTTATCTCATGCAGTTACTAAATGAGTCTGGAAAcacatttacagaaaaacagcTAAACATCGTACAAGATCTCAAAGAGAAGTGCTGTTACACTTCTCTGGACCTTACACGGGACTTGAATTCGCCTCAACGAATGGATTATGAGCTGCCTGATGGACACCTCATCACTGTAGGCAAGGAGAGATGCCTTTGTGCTGAAGCGCTCTTCAAACCAGTGTTATTTGGCTCACAGCAGCCAGGGCTCTTGCAGCTGACACTCAACTGTCTCAAGAAGTGTGATGAGGACCTCAACAAGAAAATGGTGGGGAATATCCTGCTGTGCGGGGGCAGCACTATGATGGAGGGCTTTGCCAACCGCTTCCAGATGGAACTGGCCAGGATGTGTCCCAATGACAACATAATCACAGCAGTGTCCCCTCAAAGAATGTCTTCTGTCTGGATTGGTGGGTCTATTCTGGCCTCGCTCCACTCTTTCCAGGGGCTCTGGGTTCACAGGAGTGAATATGAAGAATGTGGTCCTTCCTGCATTTTTAAGAAGTGCTTCTGA